A region of the Leucobacter komagatae genome:
CACAGTTGGCGACACGTTCCTGGTGCTTCCGGGAAAGCGTGTCGCCACCGATGGGACTATCAGCTCCGGGAGCAGCAGCGTCGACGCGTCCGCGATCACCGGAGAGTCGATGCCCGTCGACGTGAGCGTCGGCGACCAGGTCGCAGCGGGGTCGATAAACGCTTCGGGCCCGCTCGAGTTGGTCGCAACGGCAAACGGCACCGACAACTCGATAACGACGCTCGTCAACCTCGTCGAGCAGGCACAGCGCGAGCGCGGCCGCCGCGCACGCCTTGCGGATCGGATCGCGAGGCCGCTGGTGCCCGGGGTCATGATCCTGGCCGCGCTAGTCGGCACGCTCGGTTCGCTCATCACCGGCGATCCGCTCATCTGGGTCACCCGCGCGCTCGTCGTGCTCGTGGCGGCATCTCCCTGCGCGTTGGCGATCGCCGTTCCGGTTACCGTGGTGTCTGCGATCGGAGCCGCGAGTCGCTTTGGCGTAATCGTCAAGAGCGGCGCGGCGTTCGAGCAGCTCGGCTCGTTGCGCCGGATCGCCTTCGATAAGACCGGCACGCTCACACGAAATCAGCCGTCGGTCGTCACCGTGCTGGCGGGTGAGGGCGTCGATCACGAACGGGTGATCGAGTGGGCCGCCGCCCTCGAGCAATTCAGCACGCACCCCCTCGCAGCAGCAATCACGGCCGCGGCGCCCAGCACTCCCCCTGCATCAGATGTCACCGAACAACCAGGAGAAGGGATCGCGGGGGTCGTCGCCGGCCAGAGCATCGCCGCCGGGAGTCCGCGTTGGATCGCGCCGGGTGAACTCGCCGCACAGGTCACAGCGATGGAAGCCGAAGGGCAGACCTGCGTCTTGGTCGCCCGCGACGGCGAGACCGTCGGTGTGATCGGGATCCGCGATGAGCTACGTCCCGAAGCCCCGACTGCGGTCGCGTCACTACAAGATCAGGGCCTTGAAGTGATCATGCTGACCGGCGACAACGCCCGCACCGCGAACGTGCTCGCAGGCGCCGCGGGCATCACCGACGTTCGCGCGGAGCTTCGCCCCGAAGACAAGGCGGCGGAAATCTCAGCGTCGGTGGCGCAACGCCCGACAGGGATGATCGGCGATGGGATCAACGACGCCCCTGCCCTCGCCACGGCGACAGTCGGGATCGCAATGGGTGTGACGGGTGCTGACGCGGCAATCGAGTCGGCTGATGTAGCCCTCACAGGCAACGATCTCCGCATCATTCCGCGAGCTCTCAATCATGCTCGCCGCGGTCGAGCCATCATGAACCAGAACATCGTTCTATCGCTCGCTATCGTCACCTGCCTGGTGCCACTCGCAGTCACCGGCGTGCTTGGCCTAGCCGCAGTCGTGCTTGTCCACGAGGTGGCTGAAGTCGTTGTCATCGCCAACGGCCTGCGCGCGGCTCACGTCAGGCGGAGTCAAGCAGGCAGCGATCTGTAACGCCGCGGCTGCCGGCGCTGTTGCAGAGTTTGCGGAGCTGTCGTCTTTGGTGGGCGAGCAGGCCGAAGCGATGCGTGTACCGGCGGCGAGGCATGGGGTCCTCAGCCGCCGGTACACGGGTCTTACTTCGCTGCCGAGCGGCGGGCTGCGAAGATCAGGCCACCGCCGAGCGCCGCGAGGAGTGCGGCGACGCCTGCGAAGAGGCCGCCCAGTGCGGGGCCACCGGTCGCTGCGATCGCGTGCACGGTCGTGCCAACTGATGCCGTACCGCTCGCGAGCTCAACGGGGTCACCCAGCAGTGTCTGACCGCTCGCCGTCCAGGTAACGGAGAGCTTGCCGGCTGCAACGTCGGCCCGCGAAACGGTGACGGTCTGGCTGCACTCGGTCGACTCACCGGGAGCGAGCGTCGTTGCGGCGCACTCCACCGCGCCACGCTTCGAGCCGGTGGGCTCGGTCACGACGATGTTCTCGACGGTGACGTTGCTCGAGTTCGTGAGCTGCGCCGTGAAGGTCACCCGCTCCCCCTCCGCGAACGGACCGGCTGCAGCAGCGGTGATGTCGAGCGCTCCCGCGATCTCCGCGGCGATACCCACCGACACCTGGGCCGGGGCGAGCGAGCGCGTGGCGCCGCCCGGCAGCGTCACCTCGGCGAGCACCGTCTCCGTGATGTTTCCCGCATCGATGTCGCTCTGCAGCACCGCGTGAGTGAAGGAGCAGATTGCGGTTTCGCCCGGTGCAAGACGCGCGGTGTCACAGGTGAGCGCATCGCCAGTGCTCTCGCGGGTGACCTCAGTGAGCTGCAGCGTCACGTTGCCCGAGTTCTCGATGGTTGCGGTGAACTCGATGTCTTCGCCAACGACGAACTCTGCATCAGGCGCGATCACGAGCGCGGTCTCACCACCCGGGTAAGCGTTGATCGGCAGAGCGATCGCTCCGGCCGAGATCGGGGTGACCACGCCCGCCGGGGTCTGTGCCGTCCCGGTGACGTCAGTCTCGATGACGCCGGCGTCAATGTCGCTCTGTGAGACATTCACCGTGATCGTGCAGTCGGTGCTCGCACCGGGGGCGAGTGTCGTGACACCGCAGGCGGAAGCCTTTCCGCGCGACGCCTGAATCTCTACCCCGTTCAGGGTCACGTTGCCGGTGTTCACGATCGCGGCGTTCACCTCGACGGTGGCGCCGACCTTGAGATCTGCGGTCGCGTGCGTGGAAAGCCCGAGCGTTGTGCTCGGCACGTGGGCAATCGTGTCTACGATGTTGCCGGCGTCGAGCTGGGCGACGGCCGCCTGAACGCCACGACCGGAGACGGTCAGGCCCTGATCGATCTGCCCTGCGTCAATGTCCGCCTGCGTCACGGTGTAGGCCACCTTGCAGGTTGTCGTGGCTCCCGGTGCGAGGGTGGTGGCTGCGCATGCAGCCGCGGTACCGAGGGTGCCCTGCACTGCAAGATCTCGCAGGGTCACGTTGCCCGTGTTCTTCAGCGTGGCCGTGTAGGTGATCTGCTGCCCCACCGCTGGCTGACCGGTTGCGTCGCTCTTGTAGCTGGCCTGCAGTTTCTCCGACTGCGCGATCGTGTCGGTCACGCTCGCCTCGGCCAGCGGGCTTGTCGTGCCCCCGGCCGTTGATCCGGTTGCCGACACGGTGAGCGCCAGCGAGCCCGCATCAATGTCGCTCTGTGCGAGCGTGCGCGTGATCGTGCAGTGAAGGGTCTCGCCCGGTGCCAGCGGCAGCGTGGCGCACGATTCTACCTTTCCTGCGGAAGGAGTCGCCTCGACCGTGCCGAGGGTGACTGACCCAGTGTTCTTCACCGCAAAGGCGTAGGTGACTGTGTCGCCGGCCTTTGGCGCCTTCCCCAGGTCCGAGCTCAGCGTGGCCTCGCCAGTGATGTTCCCGGCAATCTGCACGGTTGCCGAGACCTCGGCGAGATTCACCCGGCTCCCAGCGGGCGTCGTGCCGGTGCCAGAAAACTTCGCGGCAATCGCGCCCGAATCAATGTCGGCCTGCGTCAGCGTCGTGCGGGCGACGCAGGTGATGCTTTTCCCAGCGTCGACGAAGTCGGGCGTGCAGGTCGCTCCTCCGGCGAGGGTGAGGTTGCGTAGTCGAACGTTGCCGGAGTTCTTCACCTCGACTGCCCACTCAACCGCGTCCCCGGCGCGGATAACCCCGTCGCCGTCGACGTCTTGCAGCGACCCCGAGGCCGCGAGCGCCCCAGCCGGGTCTTCAGGTATTGCGAACAGCACGAGTGGGGTTGACGAGATGAGGTCGAGCACGCCGCCCGAGTTTCCGTCACCAAAATACCGGCCGTGTGAGGGGGCACCGGGCGAGTTCGCACGGAACGTAAAGAACCCCTCGCTCGTGATCTCGGCTGTGAACGGCATACACTGCGAGCCGTCTCCGGTCTGGACGATCGGCGCAGAGCCAGCGGTGGGGCTGGTGTTCTTCGAGATACACGTGCCCCCGATCTGCACGATGCCGGTGTTCCCTGCCGTCGGGTAGGTGACGTCCTGTGGGGAGTTGACGGTGTCGACCCACCACCCACCGTTGTTGCCAACGTAGGTTGTCTTCGCCGAGTTCTGCAGTGGGCCGGTGGTCATGTTCCCCGATGTGATGCGCGCTTCACCTGCGCTCGCCTCGGCGATGGCGCGCGACTCAGGTGCGCTCAGCGGGGTCTCGTCGAAGTCGCTCAGTTCGGCGGCGCCCGCAGAGGTAACGCCGGTCGCTGCCCCTAAGAGCACGAGTAGCGCTGCTCCCGCTGCCGCGGGTTTGGTTGTTGTCTTTTTCTTCAACAATTCTCTCCATTTGATTGGGCCCTCCCGTCGGCGCCCGCACAGGACGTCTCCGTCAACGAAGTCACGAACACGGGAGATGAAATATCAGAATTCCACAGGTGGCATAAGCACAGTATCTCGATGCTTCCCGCATCGCAAGCTGGAGGCCTGGCCATCAGTTTCCCCAAGTCAGAGGCCGAATCAGCCCCACTGGTGCAGCTAAACTCAGTACCGTGCACCGACCTCTACGCCTCTCCTCACTGAGGTTCGCCCTCGTCACACGTACCCTCGCTGTTGTATTGCTCATTGGGGCAGTTTTCCTCGCCTCTCGGGACCTCATGCAAGAGACAGCACACGTAGACCGTGCGCTCTACGTGATCGGCGGTGGCATCGTCGCAGCGGCCGCACTCTGGTTCCTCGCTGCCGGGTATTCAACACTCGTGCTCGACGATGGCGACGCACTACTCGTTGGCAGAACACGCACGCGCGTTCCGCTGAGGCGGACCACGAGCGTCACCCACAACGTGCCAACCATGCGCGGCGGAAGGGCCTACACCGAGATCGCCTCCCCCGCGTACCCTGGCGGGTCATTCAGCTTTATTCCCCGCGACCTCGTCACCGGGCTCACCGCGGTCCCAGAGCCGCCATCGACGACTGAGCTCCGCCTCCGGGCTGAGCGCGCCCGCGGCGAGCGCCCCTCACCCCCGTAAGCGGGCAGCGCGGGCCGCGCAGCAACGATAGAGTCTGACCATACGTCCGCGCCAAGCACGGCTCCCCCGAAAGGTCGTAGCAACGATGACTGCTTCCCAGCCCGCATACTTCCGGCAGCTCTCCGCCACGACCTTCGTCGCGACCGAGTCGACAGGCGGGGCCTGGAACCCGGACGAGCAGCACATCGCCCCGGCAATCGGGCTGCTCGCCCATCTCCTTGAGCAGGATCACGTGGGGCGCGGCGGCGAACTGCGCATGGCTTCGCTAGCCTGCGACATCCTCGGCGTACTGCCGATCGGCGAGTTTACGGTCGAGGTATCCGTCATCCGCCCCGGCCGCACGATAGAACTTGTCGAGGCCGTACTCACCGCGGGCGGGCGCGTGGGGGTGAGGGCTCGCGCGTGGATGCTGCAGACAGCCGACACTACAGGTCTCTCGGGAACCGCGTTCCCCGACATGCCCCCGCTCGATTCAACCCCCGAGTACCCGTTCGGCACGACGTGGAATGGCGAGTGCGTCAACACTGTCATGGCACGCCGCGATTGCCTTGGAACGGGTCGCGCTCGCAGCTGGATCCGCACCGACACCCAGCTCATTGAAGGCGTCGCGGTCAGCAACCAGGCGCGTCTCATCGGCATGCTCGACTTCGCAAACGGCCTCGTTCCGCGGGTGAACCCGCTCGAAATTGGCTTCCCGAACATCGATCTCAACGTCTCCTTCTTCCGCGCGCCCGCAGGCGACTGGCTGGGGCTCGACACCACTGTGTCGTTCGGGCCAGACTCGGTCGGCTTAACCGAGTCTGTGGTGCACGACGAGAACGGGCCGGTCGGCACACTCTCACAGACGCTCACGATTCGCGCGTAGCGGGTGCCCGACCTGGAACACCGGCCAGGCTAGCCCCGGGGCACGGGAGAGCCACGCAACCCCCAGACTTACACGCGGGCGCGGCAGGCGCCCGCGCGGTAACGTGGCGAGAGAACCCCCGCGCACAACGAAAGCACCCGATGCCATCCCTCACCCCACCGGCAGGCGATACCGACAGCGCCGAGAGCAAACCCGCGCGCGGCCGACAGGGCCCACGGCGTTTCGCTGGCCTCTCCGCCGCCGAGCTTTCCCGGGTCATTACGGCGGGCGTCGCCTTGCCCGCCCTGTTCGTGCTGTGCTCCTGGGTGATCGAGTCATCCTGGACCGATTTGCCGGGCCGGTATCCCGCCCACTGGGGCAAGGGCGGGGTTGACAGGTTCTCATCCCCGCAGGAGTACATCAACACTCAGGCGGTTGCGGCGGCGGTCGCCGCGGTAGTGACGGCCGGAATTGCGGCGGGAAACCTGCTCGGCGGAGCCTGGTCACCGCTCTCCCGCGGTTTTACCTCGGTCGGCGCGGGCATCACCGGAGCAATTGCCGGCGGCTTCTTCGTTCAACTACTGCGCTCGCGCGGGCTCACCACGCAGGCAGCGATCGAGCTCGGCGGCGGTGCCGGCTTCCTTGGCGTTGCGGCTGGCTTCGTGGCGCTCTTCGCGCTGACCTTCACCCTTCTCCCCCGGGGCAAATACTCCTAGGCGCCACCCTCTCGCAGCGCCCCGAGCGGTTTCGCGGGGCCGTTTCCTGCCCTGCTGAACGGCGACGGGGGCCAATCTTGCAGCGCCGCTATTAATACACGATCGCCTATACTATAGTGATAGCCAGCCTGCAGCCCGCCCGGGTTTTCAGCAGTTTCAGACGGACTTCCTCCGGCACCGGAGGGTCGAGCGAAGGAGCTCTATGAGCACGCAATCAGAAGCAGTGGCAGCCCCGCCGCAGCTCACCAAGAAACCCAGCAAGGTCGAGCGCCGCAACCTCCGCGCCCTGAGCTGGGGGCACGCCCTCGAGTGGTACGACTGGGCGATCTTCGGCCTGCTGTCGGTCTACCTGGGCGCGACGTTCTTCCCCTCAGACAACCCCGTCGCCTCGACGCTGAACGCGCTCGCCGTCTTCGCCGTCGGCTTCGTCGCCCGCCCGCTCGGCGGCGCCGTATTTGGCTTCGTGGCTGACCGGTTTGGGCGCCGCAAGATCATGATCTTCGCGATCGGCGCCGTCGCTCTCGGCAGCTTTATTATTGGCGTGCTGCCCGGCTACGAGACGATCGGCATCGCGGCCCCCATCATCGTCGTTGCCGCGCGCCTACTCCAGGGCCTCTCGGCTGGCGTTGAGGCACCCCTCGGAACTGCCTACGCGCTCGAGCTCGTTCCCGGCCGCCCGGGCTACGTCGCCGGCTTCTTCGCGTTCTTCAACAACCTCGGCAACCTGCTCGCACCGCTCTCGATCTTCTGCATCAGCGCGCTGCTCGGCCCAGAAGCACTCGCCGCGTACGGCTGGCGCATCCCCTTCATCATCGGCGGCGCCCTCGGCCTCATCGTGCTCTGGCTGCGCCGCACGCTGCCCGAGACCCTGAACACCGAGGCGATCCACACCATCGGCGCCGTCCCGACAAAGAAGAACTCGGTCTGGCGCGACGTGCGCAAGTACTGGCTGAGCGTGCTCGCTACGATCTTCATCGTCGGTGCGATCCAGGCGTACAACTACACCTGGATCGCGGGCCTGCCGAACCTTGCGAACGGCCTGTACGGCGAAGACCCGACGGCTGTCTTCGCAATCACCACAGGCATGGGCATTTTCCTGACGCTCGGTGCGTGGGTGCTCAGCCGCGTGCTCGACCGCTTCCCGATGTCTCGGTGGTTCGTGATCGCCCGCGTCGCTGCCATCCCGACGATCTTCCTCGCGCTCCTCTACTCGCAGCCCGGCATCGGCACCCTCGCCGGCGTGATGTTCGGCGGCGCCGTGGTGCTGCTGCTCAACATGACGATCTTCGTCGTCGTCGCGAACTCCCTCCTCCCCCAGCACATTCGTGGAACGGGCCTGGGCCTCGGCTACGGCATCGGCGTCGCGCTGTTCGGCGGCACCGCCTCCTACCTGCTGCTGTGGCTGCAGAACCAGGGCCTCATGTGGGTCTTCCCCACCTACATTGCCGTACTCTGCGCGATCAGCGTGGTGCTGTACATCCTCGCGAAGCGCCGCAACGGCCTCTTCGTAGGCGAGTAACTCACAGCGACGCAGGCAGACCGCGCTCCCTCGGGGCAAACGACGACGCCCCTCGGGGCCGCACAGAAAGCGAACGACACATGGAACGATTCATCATCGACACCGACCCCGGCATCGACGACGCCGGAGCCCTGTTCTGGGCGCTCTCAACCGACGCCTTCAGGGTTGAGGCCCTCACGACGGTCTTCGGCAACGTGCGCGTGGAAACCGCGACGGCGAACGCCCGCAAGATCGCGCACATCGCGGGCCGCCCCGAGCTGCCGATCTGGTCGGGCGCGGCACGCCCGCTCGTTGGCGAGCCGCACTACGCCGAGTACATTCACCGCAAGGGCGGCGTCGGCTACTGGGAGTACCCCGACCCAGCACCCGACGCCGACGCCCCTTCTGACGCAGTGCTCCGCATGATTGACGCGGTGATGGCCGAGCCGGGCCAGATCAGCATCATGGCCCTCGCGCCGCTCACGAACGTGGCGCTCGCGATCAAGCTCGAGCCCCGGTTCGCGAGCTCGGTGAAGCGCATCATCTACATGGGTGGCGCCGCCCTTACATGGGGCAACGTGACCCCGGTCGCGAGCGCGAACATCTACAACGACCCCGAGGCCGCCGAGATCGTCATCCAGTCGGGTGCCCCGCTCACTCAGGTTGGTCTCGACGTGTCGCGCAAGTTCTCGGTGTCGCCCGAGCGCATCGCCGAGCTCTGGGAGTCGGGCTCACCGATGGGGCGGGCGCTGTGCGAGATGATCGGCTACCCCGACAAGCACGACGACACCGTCGAGATGCCCGAGTGGAAGACCGAGGGGATGCACTTGAACGACGTGCCGTGCGTCGCCTACGCACTGAACCCCGACTGGTTCGAGGTGCAGCGGCTGCGGGTCGATGTCGAACTCGACGGCAAGCACACGCGCGGCCAGACAGTTGTGCAGATGATCGACCGGTGGAAGGGCGTGCCGAACGTCGACGTGCTGCTCGACATCGACCGCGACGCGGTCGCGGCCGCGCTCACTGCATCAATCATCGCCGCGGGAGGCGGAACGGCCTAAGCGCCCAGGGCGGCCCCTGTGCGGTCGAGCGCACGCTCGCGCCGCACAGGGGCCGCCGCGTATCTGCCGCAGAAAGGCACACCATGACACAGAAACACAGCGCTTCCGAAGCGCACAGTACTTCCGAGGCGCACAGCGCCGATCCGGATCCCACCCCCGCAGCGCTCACCGCTGCCGACGCCGAGCTCATCGAGGCCGCAAGCGCGCTCCTCACCCGCGTCCACGACCCGGGCGCCGTGCGCGTCGCGGCGGCGGCCCGCGGCGAGTCGGGCGCACTCTATCTCGGGGTGAGCCTCGCGACCCCGCGCGTGAAGGTGTGCGCGGAGAGCGCCGCGGTGGCGAACGCGAAGATCGGCGGCGATGTCGCGATCACGCGAATCGTATCGGTCGGCCTCGCGCCCGACGACGTGCCCCACGTCATCAACCCGTGCGGGGTGTGCCGCGAACTCATCCCGAAGTTCGGCAGCGACCTGCGTGTGCTGACGGACGTCGGTGAGGGCAGGGTCGAAGCGCTCGCTCCCGGCGCACTCCTGCCGATGCCCTGGATCCGCGCGCGCTCGTACGACGACTAGGCACAGCCACACACGCCCAGCGCCCGCGGGCGAGCCAATCGGCTCGCCCGCGGGCGCTGGTGTTTCCGTTGCGCGTTACCGCCACGGAAGGGGGCGACGCAGGGTCTCCCCGATCATGTCGAGTACGCCGTCAAAGTCCATGTCGACCACAACGCGGTGGAGCGGCCGGGTCTCGTCGCGCGCGGGGTGTACGCCGGCAAGGTAGCGGTCGCCAGTCTGCGGGTCTGCAAACGTCTGCAGGGGCCGCATGACCGACGCCGTGACAAGGTCGGGGCGCAGCAGCGCCGCGACCGCCATGCTGTCGTTGATGCCCATGACGCGCTCGTCGCCGGGCTGCGGGTACGACCGCGAGTAGAACCCGGCGTAGTCTGCGCTGATCTTCGTGATGAGCTCGGCCGGCGCGTACCCGGTCGAGCTCGCGATCTCGAGGAAGAAGTCCTCGGGAACGAGCGCCTGACGCGTCACGTACGGCCCGCACCAGGTGACGTCGCCCACCGCACCCGCGACGGCCTCGGCGGCGTCAATGTCGAACGTGACGTTCGGGTCACGAGACACCCTGAAGCGGCGGTCGGCCCACGGCTCGGTATCGCGGTAGAGGGCCGGGCCCAGCGTGCCAACGATCGTCGTGCTGCGCAGCTTCTCGAGCAGCTTCGGCTCGACCTCGAGCGCGCGTGCGAGGTTCGTCTGCGGGCCGATCGCGAGGTAGTCGATCTCTCCCTTGTGCTGCGCGACGAGCTCGAGCAGCACGTCGACGCCGTTCGGCTCCGTCGCCACCGACACCGCTGGCCGCAGCCCCGTATTGCCGAATCCGTCCTCACCGTGAATACCGGGGTTCAGCCGCAGCTCCTGTTTCACGGGCACGTCGCTGCCGCGGTAGACGGGCACATCAGTGCGCCCGCAGGTATCGAGCACGTAGCGGGCGTTGTCAGCGGCGCGCTCGCCGGTGCAGTTTCCGAACACACTGATCACCGCAAGGATCTCGACCTCGGGGTCGGCCGCAAGCAGCATCAGCGCCAGCGCGTCGTCAACGCCGGTATCGGTGTCCACCACCACTTTTCTCATCGTCACACTCCCGTGTTCACGGCCTCGGGCCCACGCCCAAGACTCTGTCGTTTGCCGCCCCGCACCGCGCGGAGTGGAAGCTCTCGCTGTCGGTCACTCTGGGGCGCTGAGGCCCATGCCCGCGAACGCGGCCTGCGCGGGCTCCTCACTGAGGGTCTTCGCGAAGGCCACCGCGGCGGCGGGTGCGCCGACGCGTGCGCCGATCGCGAACCGCCCGTATGCCTGCAGCTCGTGCGGAATCGGGGCCACGATGTGTTCACCCGTGACCGACCGCAGCTCGCTCACCTGCTGGATCGCGACGTCGGCGCGGCCGTCGATGACGGCCTCTGCTGTGAGCCCCGCGGGAAGCCGCACAGCTCGCTCGTCGAGCCGCTCGAGCAGCCCGCGGTCGCTGAGCACCCGCATGAAGTGCAGGCCACTCGCACCCGAAAGCGTGTAGGCGACAGCGCGCGATGCGAGCAGGTAGCGAAGAAATTCATCGGCTCCGCCGCCTGCTGGCGCAGGGGACTCGGGCAGCCGCGCGAAGCCGACCGCGGAGACGGCGATATCGGCAATCGACGCCGGGTCGAGCACTCCCTCGTTCGCAAGCTCCCCGAGTGAGGAGGAGACCCCGAGGAGCAGGTCTGGGCGATCGCCCCCGGCGATCTTCTCGAGCAGCACGGTCGTCGGTTCAAACGTCGCTTCGATGCGCTCCCCCGTCGCTTCTTCGAACGCGGGAATGAGCGTGTCGACGAGCGGTTTGCGGACGACGAGCCCGGAGTACAGGGTGATCATGGGCGGGGCCTTTCGGTCGTCGCTGGCGCCGAGAGCGCCGCGAGCTGCGCTGGCGAGAGCGGGGCGGTGCGCATGCCTGCGGTCAGAAGATAGATCTGGGTGGTGTGCTCGAGCTCTTCCAAGGCGTCAAGGGCCTCGCCGAGGCTCGCGCCGGCAACCACTGGTCCGTGGTTGCGCAGCAGAAGCGCGTGCCCGCTCTCCGCCGCGCGTTCGACGGCCTGCGTCGCGGCCGGGTCGCCCGGCGCGAAGTACGGCAACACCTGCAACTGCCCGACGCGCATCCCGTAGTACGCGGTGAGCGGCGGCAGCGGTTCCGTCGGGTTCAGGTCGGCGAGGCACGAGAGGGCCGCCGCGTGCACGGAGTGCGTGTGCACGATCGCGTGTGTCTGCGGGCGCGCGCGCATCACGGCGACGTGCAAGAACGCTTCTTTCGTGGGCTTCGGGCCGTCGAGGTGACGGCCCGAGCGGTCGAGCACGGAGAGCTCGCTCGCCTCGACCTCGTCGAGGCCGACGCCTGTCGGGGTGACGAGGATCCGTTCCCCCTCGCGCACCGCGAGATTGCCCGTGCGGCCGTGGGTGAGTCCGCGCCTGTGGATCGAGTGCGCGATCCGCTCCAGCTCCGAGCGCGCGCCGCTCACCGGGTACCCCCGGCAAGCGCGACGTCGACGAAGAAGTCTGGGCCACCGAAGTTGCCCGACTTCAGCACGAGGTGAGCGTCGCGTTCGGTGTCGTGAATCCAGGGCGCGCCAACCGCTGCCTCCGCGCCGACGACAGCGGCGGCCGTGCCGAGCTCGCGGATCACGGCGCCGGAGGTCTCGCCGCCAGCGATGAGCATGCGCGTGACGCCGCGCTCCGAAAGCCCGCGCGCGACAATGCCCGCGACGTCTTCATAGAGCTCGCCGACGTTTGGGATACGCGCGTCGCGTTCCGCCGCGGGGCTCGACGAGTAAATCAGCGCCGACGCGTTGCCGGGCTGGGCGTCCCACCACGCAAGCGC
Encoded here:
- a CDS encoding heavy metal translocating P-type ATPase translates to MTAACGCDHREEQAGDPESGERAWWRDRALLVPLASGAFFLTGLVTETTAGESTAAGNTSHAMFWIGLLLGAYTFVPGALRSLFTRGKLGISLLMTISAAGAIALGFIEEAAALAFLYSIAEALEDRAMDKARSGLRSLLKLVPETAMLVQDGETLEVAAASITVGDTFLVLPGKRVATDGTISSGSSSVDASAITGESMPVDVSVGDQVAAGSINASGPLELVATANGTDNSITTLVNLVEQAQRERGRRARLADRIARPLVPGVMILAALVGTLGSLITGDPLIWVTRALVVLVAASPCALAIAVPVTVVSAIGAASRFGVIVKSGAAFEQLGSLRRIAFDKTGTLTRNQPSVVTVLAGEGVDHERVIEWAAALEQFSTHPLAAAITAAAPSTPPASDVTEQPGEGIAGVVAGQSIAAGSPRWIAPGELAAQVTAMEAEGQTCVLVARDGETVGVIGIRDELRPEAPTAVASLQDQGLEVIMLTGDNARTANVLAGAAGITDVRAELRPEDKAAEISASVAQRPTGMIGDGINDAPALATATVGIAMGVTGADAAIESADVALTGNDLRIIPRALNHARRGRAIMNQNIVLSLAIVTCLVPLAVTGVLGLAAVVLVHEVAEVVVIANGLRAAHVRRSQAGSDL
- a CDS encoding DUF7507 domain-containing protein — protein: MKKKTTTKPAAAGAALLVLLGAATGVTSAGAAELSDFDETPLSAPESRAIAEASAGEARITSGNMTTGPLQNSAKTTYVGNNGGWWVDTVNSPQDVTYPTAGNTGIVQIGGTCISKNTSPTAGSAPIVQTGDGSQCMPFTAEITSEGFFTFRANSPGAPSHGRYFGDGNSGGVLDLISSTPLVLFAIPEDPAGALAASGSLQDVDGDGVIRAGDAVEWAVEVKNSGNVRLRNLTLAGGATCTPDFVDAGKSITCVARTTLTQADIDSGAIAAKFSGTGTTPAGSRVNLAEVSATVQIAGNITGEATLSSDLGKAPKAGDTVTYAFAVKNTGSVTLGTVEATPSAGKVESCATLPLAPGETLHCTITRTLAQSDIDAGSLALTVSATGSTAGGTTSPLAEASVTDTIAQSEKLQASYKSDATGQPAVGQQITYTATLKNTGNVTLRDLAVQGTLGTAAACAATTLAPGATTTCKVAYTVTQADIDAGQIDQGLTVSGRGVQAAVAQLDAGNIVDTIAHVPSTTLGLSTHATADLKVGATVEVNAAIVNTGNVTLNGVEIQASRGKASACGVTTLAPGASTDCTITVNVSQSDIDAGVIETDVTGTAQTPAGVVTPISAGAIALPINAYPGGETALVIAPDAEFVVGEDIEFTATIENSGNVTLQLTEVTRESTGDALTCDTARLAPGETAICSFTHAVLQSDIDAGNITETVLAEVTLPGGATRSLAPAQVSVGIAAEIAGALDITAAAAGPFAEGERVTFTAQLTNSSNVTVENIVVTEPTGSKRGAVECAATTLAPGESTECSQTVTVSRADVAAGKLSVTWTASGQTLLGDPVELASGTASVGTTVHAIAATGGPALGGLFAGVAALLAALGGGLIFAARRSAAK
- a CDS encoding thioesterase family protein encodes the protein MTASQPAYFRQLSATTFVATESTGGAWNPDEQHIAPAIGLLAHLLEQDHVGRGGELRMASLACDILGVLPIGEFTVEVSVIRPGRTIELVEAVLTAGGRVGVRARAWMLQTADTTGLSGTAFPDMPPLDSTPEYPFGTTWNGECVNTVMARRDCLGTGRARSWIRTDTQLIEGVAVSNQARLIGMLDFANGLVPRVNPLEIGFPNIDLNVSFFRAPAGDWLGLDTTVSFGPDSVGLTESVVHDENGPVGTLSQTLTIRA
- a CDS encoding MFS transporter — its product is MSTQSEAVAAPPQLTKKPSKVERRNLRALSWGHALEWYDWAIFGLLSVYLGATFFPSDNPVASTLNALAVFAVGFVARPLGGAVFGFVADRFGRRKIMIFAIGAVALGSFIIGVLPGYETIGIAAPIIVVAARLLQGLSAGVEAPLGTAYALELVPGRPGYVAGFFAFFNNLGNLLAPLSIFCISALLGPEALAAYGWRIPFIIGGALGLIVLWLRRTLPETLNTEAIHTIGAVPTKKNSVWRDVRKYWLSVLATIFIVGAIQAYNYTWIAGLPNLANGLYGEDPTAVFAITTGMGIFLTLGAWVLSRVLDRFPMSRWFVIARVAAIPTIFLALLYSQPGIGTLAGVMFGGAVVLLLNMTIFVVVANSLLPQHIRGTGLGLGYGIGVALFGGTASYLLLWLQNQGLMWVFPTYIAVLCAISVVLYILAKRRNGLFVGE
- a CDS encoding nucleoside hydrolase, yielding MERFIIDTDPGIDDAGALFWALSTDAFRVEALTTVFGNVRVETATANARKIAHIAGRPELPIWSGAARPLVGEPHYAEYIHRKGGVGYWEYPDPAPDADAPSDAVLRMIDAVMAEPGQISIMALAPLTNVALAIKLEPRFASSVKRIIYMGGAALTWGNVTPVASANIYNDPEAAEIVIQSGAPLTQVGLDVSRKFSVSPERIAELWESGSPMGRALCEMIGYPDKHDDTVEMPEWKTEGMHLNDVPCVAYALNPDWFEVQRLRVDVELDGKHTRGQTVVQMIDRWKGVPNVDVLLDIDRDAVAAALTASIIAAGGGTA
- a CDS encoding nucleoside hydrolase; protein product: MDTDTGVDDALALMLLAADPEVEILAVISVFGNCTGERAADNARYVLDTCGRTDVPVYRGSDVPVKQELRLNPGIHGEDGFGNTGLRPAVSVATEPNGVDVLLELVAQHKGEIDYLAIGPQTNLARALEVEPKLLEKLRSTTIVGTLGPALYRDTEPWADRRFRVSRDPNVTFDIDAAEAVAGAVGDVTWCGPYVTRQALVPEDFFLEIASSTGYAPAELITKISADYAGFYSRSYPQPGDERVMGINDSMAVAALLRPDLVTASVMRPLQTFADPQTGDRYLAGVHPARDETRPLHRVVVDMDFDGVLDMIGETLRRPLPWR
- a CDS encoding substrate-binding domain-containing protein, coding for MITLYSGLVVRKPLVDTLIPAFEEATGERIEATFEPTTVLLEKIAGGDRPDLLLGVSSSLGELANEGVLDPASIADIAVSAVGFARLPESPAPAGGGADEFLRYLLASRAVAYTLSGASGLHFMRVLSDRGLLERLDERAVRLPAGLTAEAVIDGRADVAIQQVSELRSVTGEHIVAPIPHELQAYGRFAIGARVGAPAAAVAFAKTLSEEPAQAAFAGMGLSAPE